The genomic stretch TACATTTACCAGTGTGATAACTGGCTCACTGATGCAGGGAGACAGCCTGCCTATCGCCTTGGACCGCGCCACACAGTTCATCCTGCAAGGCATCCGCGCCACTTTCGGATATGAATATGATAACCGAGAAGGAATTCTGCTAGAGAAGGTATTGCACAATCTGGATATGCCAATCCAGATCAGCAGTTATGAACTGATTTGAGGATCCCGAAAGTAGAAGATTTGTCCCCCGGGAAAGAAGCTTGTACCAAGCCCTATTACTCCGACGATTAAGGTCGTTTTTCCTTATAGCTAACCCTTATCATACAGTTAACTACTACAGACTCCGGCAGTGGACTGTACAGTCTACTGCAAGAGTTTATACAGTCCACTATATCAGACTGTACAAACCACCGGAAGAGACTATAGTACACAACCATAAAAAAGAGCTTAACCATAAAACAAAATAGGGTTAACCACAAAGAAGAAAAGAGTAAAACCAAAGAAAGCAGCCAAATCGTACCGTGCAAACCAACAAACATCAGCCGTATCAACAATAATAAATAAATTACCTGCCCAGCAGCCTGCGGCTGAGATAACGCACGGGATACCACACAGAAAGAAAGCCCACCACCAGCACAGTGACAAAAACTATAACAATATCCCATGTATGGACACTGACCGGATAGGCATCCACCACAAAATTGCCACCGGAGTTACCACCTCCCAGCGAAAGCAATCCGAATTCCTGCTGGATAAAACAAAGGATCAAGCCCAGTACCACTCCGATAACCGCACCCATCAATGAAATCATACGCCCCTCGAACAGAAAGATACGCGTAATCAACTTGTCGCTGGCCCCTAAATTGCGCAATGTCACTACATCTGCCTTCTTATCTATAATCAGCATGGACAATGAGCCTATCACATTAAAGCAGGCTATCATCAGGATAAAGGTAAGGAAAATATAAGAGATCAGCTTCTCTATCTCCATAATGCGGAAAGTATCCGCTTGCTGCTCATACCGGTCCTGCACCCGGAAATCATCTCCCAATATTTTCTGTATCTTCGATTTTACACTCCCTACATCTACATCCGGCTTCAATTTCAATTCTACCGAACTCACTTCTGTGTCATACTGAAACAACCTACGGGCAAATTGGAGGGAAGTCAAAATGTAAGAAGAGTCATACTTCTGTTGGTTCACCGCAAAAACAAGGCCGCTGGAATATAAATCGGCAGAGTTAAAGCTGGAAGCAGGATTGGCCATATTGACTTTAACTCCCCGTTTGGGAGCATAAATCTCTAGCGGATCGAGGAATTTGATAC from Phocaeicola dorei encodes the following:
- a CDS encoding FtsX-like permease family protein — encoded protein: MNFPFYIAKRYLFSKKSHNAINVISAISVCGVALATLALVCTLSVFNGFQDLVATFFTAFDPELKITAVTGKVFDGQEARIEALRRMPEIAVFSESLEENAMVQYKDRQTMAVIKGIEDNFEDLTAIDSILFGRGQFVLHDEVVDYAIPGIELVSILGTGIKFLDPLEIYAPKRGVKVNMANPASSFNSADLYSSGLVFAVNQQKYDSSYILTSLQFARRLFQYDTEVSSVELKLKPDVDVGSVKSKIQKILGDDFRVQDRYEQQADTFRIMEIEKLISYIFLTFILMIACFNVIGSLSMLIIDKKADVVTLRNLGASDKLITRIFLFEGRMISLMGAVIGVVLGLILCFIQQEFGLLSLGGGNSGGNFVVDAYPVSVHTWDIVIVFVTVLVVGFLSVWYPVRYLSRRLLGR